One genomic segment of Cardinium endosymbiont of Philonthus spinipes includes these proteins:
- the yihA gene encoding ribosome biogenesis GTP-binding protein YihA/YsxC encodes MKIHSIALVSSNTHYKMCPHDTKPEVAFIGRSNVGKSSLINALLQRKQLARVSKMPGKTQLIHHFLVNNQIYFVDLPGYGWAQVGHATKIKWGKMLREYLLHRPNMVTVFVLLDAKIPPQAIDLACIHWLGVHHVPFAIILTKADKKHKMVAQKHHMALTHMLQQDWATLPPIFSVSAHNKLGIEEVLAYIQTVANPKSSTTNTTIN; translated from the coding sequence ATGAAAATCCATTCTATTGCTCTGGTATCCAGCAACACACACTATAAAATGTGCCCCCATGATACCAAACCAGAAGTGGCTTTTATAGGCCGTTCTAACGTAGGCAAGTCCTCCTTAATTAATGCACTTTTGCAGCGGAAACAATTGGCTAGGGTATCCAAAATGCCTGGAAAAACACAACTGATTCATCATTTTTTAGTGAATAACCAGATCTATTTTGTAGATCTCCCAGGATATGGATGGGCACAAGTAGGGCATGCAACAAAAATAAAATGGGGAAAAATGTTACGGGAGTACCTTTTGCATAGGCCCAATATGGTTACTGTTTTTGTATTGCTTGATGCAAAAATTCCACCTCAAGCGATTGATCTTGCATGCATACATTGGTTGGGTGTACACCATGTTCCTTTTGCTATTATACTTACAAAAGCAGACAAAAAACATAAAATGGTGGCCCAAAAACACCATATGGCGCTAACCCATATGCTGCAACAAGACTGGGCAACGCTTCCACCCATCTTTAGTGTTTCTGCACACAATAAACTGGGCATAGAAGAGGTCTTAGCATATATTCAAACAGTTGCAAATCCGAAAAGCAGCACAACCAATACAACGATCAATTGA
- a CDS encoding translocation/assembly module TamB domain-containing protein: protein MKKIDKVFNKIKKWCLKPLRNVLLSLAILLAVMLTLLHLPPVQQQLLRSISNYLCQTTHYHIKCDALRITWLRHIALEGLTVTDPQDKPLFTIHACKSRLNLLSLLLLKRNMIDSVSVTGGALYLEKDKEQAFNMATFYAKAILPFVPEADSDLYINKIQLHGINLCYHDPINRQAVKIENIHLSISHFLSSSGRYAGHLTNCSYQETSALPLVWKNLITQFSITSHSIMLKDCHLITNHSNLQGDFILKNTKQLPLVASKENILLEAIFRKTVLSSIELTKFLDFFKGSHALYKLDGAVSLTPHAVAWKNCTLAFGDSYLEGTGCYNGVDADILVKTGKVYMQDLEQKPAICPTQLQYIGITNSTFVGNIQKAKLIGDITTNIGDIQTDLVLRDVGKPTQDLTGTLTLHKLTMDAVLPALPIKSLSGKVVIKKAQGCHLNTLDAVAHLTEIATNHYNYKQVEASCMAANAIVGFKLNSKDPSAKLAIAGSYHMAKGLQADGIIEKICLEKLGFVREPLSVNTKFSLKIRDIFNKRPRGEVVLNQCTIQGVEKTITCKQIALHAIEHANKDILTLTSPLIDCRLQGVFTLHDLVHHIKHLIARFKNPVGGWATSPARLHLDYAINCKKIDSISNWFLDDLYIPPATTFSGHFAYNRDYDFSFHLPVTSTVRFKKFRLDKIKMDLNVGHLMNEKQRLIRLYIASDHQDWHQTFQTDHLYLQLLMDKDKFTISNKVAHHDGDLSLACSGTLIDDVMRVDLLPSKLTIKEKVWTIQTERSSFMSKSEIAIGNLSIKSGQEAICVGGHLTQSATKNPLKCTIRHLALNYPSTVGPIKGILDTKLIVHRQKDQFIATGRLSLQEATIQDYAVGTLSTKVGWNLLENKLVLKGMLQKEGKQLLQIDGCYHLFKSSDNLSLTTTFDQMDLDLLNPLFAAVCSDIHGKLSGQFHLTGKLTAPKLNGKGVIDQGTFKINYLNTAYQVAGAIKIRDNRLYVHQLALRDEAAGHATLSGHMVLQNDFPLMVTGHMETFHLLHTTRMDNPDFYGDVYATGALQMQGSIYDLLLKMKVTTDKGTFTIVAHDKEDIENATKLVEFVYNKAKKQPDNIPEHEDKSAIKLILDLTIQPTIKAQVLFGSYNNKDDVLEGQGTGAIQIEVGTNRKPYVMGGYLFQSGTYTVSVYNLIQKTFTISPNSQVNFNGYPQEGIAHIDASYKQTASISELYPQSNDKRPIPVEIALSAYGSLAHPHIAYQLFFPVKSMDFDLNTALEECASKAVLDKVYLNKQILSLLIAKKVYNEKQIDGWDALRNSLNDFLSQSIQNWVSKIDDHLEVETDLGINQSERQKENIFQKTSIKVSYLLLSERLKLSSTVGGRSRFINDWEIAYRISRAHNMHAKLYQQPFHGTLSLALFGISFAYTKKF from the coding sequence TTGAAAAAGATAGACAAAGTTTTTAATAAAATTAAAAAATGGTGTTTAAAACCATTGAGAAATGTACTCCTCTCCCTGGCTATATTACTAGCGGTGATGCTGACTTTGCTGCACCTACCTCCAGTACAGCAACAGCTGCTTCGTAGCATAAGCAATTATTTGTGCCAAACAACCCATTACCACATTAAATGTGATGCACTCCGGATTACTTGGTTGCGTCACATTGCATTGGAGGGGCTAACCGTTACAGATCCTCAAGATAAGCCGCTATTTACCATTCATGCATGTAAAAGTAGGCTGAATCTATTGAGTTTACTTTTGCTAAAGCGTAATATGATCGATTCTGTTTCAGTTACTGGAGGAGCATTGTACCTGGAAAAAGATAAGGAACAGGCTTTTAATATGGCCACTTTCTATGCTAAGGCGATTTTACCCTTTGTACCAGAGGCAGATTCAGATCTATATATCAACAAGATTCAACTGCATGGCATCAACCTATGTTACCATGATCCAATAAATAGACAAGCGGTCAAAATAGAAAACATACATCTATCTATAAGCCATTTCTTATCCTCTTCGGGGCGTTATGCAGGCCACCTCACCAACTGCTCTTACCAAGAAACAAGTGCCCTACCGCTGGTATGGAAAAACCTGATCACCCAGTTTAGTATTACATCGCATAGTATAATGCTCAAAGATTGTCATTTGATTACAAATCATAGCAACCTGCAAGGTGATTTCATACTAAAAAACACCAAACAACTTCCCCTTGTTGCTAGTAAAGAAAACATTCTATTGGAAGCAATATTTCGCAAAACAGTACTATCATCAATTGAATTAACTAAGTTTTTAGATTTTTTTAAAGGATCCCATGCGTTATATAAACTAGACGGTGCAGTTTCTTTAACCCCTCATGCGGTGGCATGGAAAAACTGTACACTAGCTTTTGGAGATAGCTACCTTGAGGGTACAGGCTGCTATAATGGTGTCGATGCCGATATTTTGGTAAAGACTGGTAAAGTCTATATGCAGGACCTGGAGCAAAAGCCAGCAATATGCCCAACGCAATTGCAATACATCGGCATAACAAATAGTACATTTGTTGGTAATATCCAAAAAGCCAAATTAATAGGGGATATTACGACTAATATAGGTGATATACAAACAGATCTGGTGTTACGTGATGTAGGGAAGCCCACACAAGATTTAACCGGTACCCTAACCTTGCATAAACTGACTATGGATGCTGTGTTGCCAGCTCTTCCCATTAAATCCCTTTCGGGAAAAGTTGTGATCAAGAAAGCACAAGGCTGCCACTTGAATACCCTGGATGCAGTAGCCCATCTAACAGAAATCGCAACCAACCATTATAACTATAAACAGGTAGAAGCTTCCTGTATGGCTGCTAATGCAATAGTTGGCTTTAAGCTAAATAGTAAAGATCCTAGTGCAAAGTTAGCTATAGCCGGCAGTTATCATATGGCTAAAGGGTTACAGGCAGATGGCATCATAGAAAAGATCTGCCTAGAAAAACTTGGTTTTGTGCGGGAACCCTTATCGGTGAATACAAAATTTTCATTAAAAATCAGAGATATATTCAATAAACGTCCGCGAGGAGAAGTGGTTTTAAACCAATGCACCATTCAAGGAGTGGAAAAAACAATAACCTGTAAACAGATCGCACTACATGCTATAGAACATGCAAACAAAGATATACTAACCCTTACCTCTCCACTGATAGACTGTAGGTTGCAAGGAGTATTTACCCTACACGACTTAGTCCATCACATTAAGCATCTCATTGCACGGTTTAAAAATCCAGTAGGTGGTTGGGCCACTTCCCCTGCTAGGTTGCATCTAGACTATGCCATTAACTGCAAAAAGATAGATTCAATATCTAATTGGTTTTTAGATGATTTATATATACCCCCTGCTACAACCTTTTCGGGCCATTTTGCCTATAATAGAGACTATGATTTTTCCTTTCATCTACCTGTCACATCAACTGTCCGTTTTAAGAAGTTTAGATTGGATAAGATCAAAATGGACTTGAATGTAGGTCATCTCATGAATGAAAAACAGCGATTGATTCGGTTATATATTGCTTCAGATCATCAAGATTGGCACCAAACATTTCAAACAGATCACTTATACCTTCAGTTGCTTATGGATAAAGATAAGTTTACCATTTCCAACAAGGTAGCTCATCATGATGGTGATCTCTCTCTAGCGTGTTCTGGCACCCTTATTGATGATGTGATGCGGGTTGATCTGCTCCCTTCTAAGCTAACGATCAAAGAGAAAGTATGGACCATACAAACAGAGCGTAGTAGTTTTATGTCCAAGTCGGAAATAGCCATTGGGAATTTATCTATAAAGAGCGGGCAAGAGGCTATTTGTGTAGGGGGGCACCTTACGCAATCGGCAACAAAAAATCCCTTGAAATGCACCATACGCCACCTTGCATTAAACTATCCTTCAACAGTAGGGCCCATTAAAGGTATACTAGACACGAAACTAATAGTCCACCGTCAAAAAGATCAGTTCATAGCAACCGGTAGGTTAAGTCTACAAGAAGCTACCATTCAGGACTATGCTGTAGGTACCTTGTCTACAAAGGTAGGCTGGAATCTATTAGAAAATAAATTGGTTTTAAAAGGAATGCTGCAAAAGGAGGGTAAGCAATTGCTCCAAATAGATGGCTGTTATCATCTCTTCAAATCTTCTGATAACCTATCCCTTACCACTACATTTGACCAAATGGATTTGGACTTATTAAATCCTTTATTTGCAGCTGTTTGTTCGGATATACATGGAAAGCTAAGCGGCCAATTTCACTTAACAGGCAAGCTCACTGCACCTAAGCTAAATGGCAAGGGCGTAATAGATCAAGGAACATTTAAAATTAACTATTTAAACACCGCTTACCAAGTGGCTGGAGCCATTAAAATCCGAGATAATCGTTTATATGTGCACCAGCTTGCGCTTCGTGATGAGGCAGCCGGCCATGCCACTTTATCTGGCCATATGGTGTTGCAAAATGACTTCCCTCTAATGGTTACAGGGCATATGGAAACATTCCACCTATTGCACACTACTCGAATGGACAACCCAGACTTCTATGGCGATGTATACGCCACTGGGGCTTTGCAAATGCAAGGGTCTATCTATGACCTGCTCCTTAAAATGAAAGTCACAACTGATAAAGGAACTTTTACCATTGTTGCGCATGATAAAGAAGATATAGAGAACGCTACAAAATTGGTAGAATTTGTTTATAACAAAGCAAAAAAGCAACCAGATAATATCCCTGAACATGAAGATAAATCAGCCATTAAACTGATCCTTGACTTAACCATACAACCTACCATAAAGGCGCAGGTATTATTTGGCTCTTATAATAATAAAGATGATGTTTTAGAAGGCCAAGGGACGGGAGCAATCCAAATAGAAGTAGGCACCAATCGAAAGCCATATGTAATGGGGGGCTATCTCTTTCAAAGTGGTACCTACACCGTTTCTGTATATAATTTAATTCAAAAAACATTTACCATTTCACCTAATAGCCAGGTCAATTTTAACGGTTACCCCCAAGAAGGGATTGCACATATTGACGCCTCGTATAAACAGACTGCTTCTATATCAGAACTCTATCCCCAAAGTAATGATAAACGACCGATTCCAGTAGAAATTGCCCTTTCTGCATATGGCAGCTTAGCCCATCCACATATTGCTTATCAGCTTTTTTTTCCCGTAAAAAGCATGGACTTTGACCTGAATACTGCTTTAGAGGAATGTGCCTCGAAAGCGGTATTAGACAAAGTCTACCTCAATAAGCAGATTCTAAGCTTATTAATAGCTAAAAAAGTCTATAATGAGAAACAAATAGATGGGTGGGATGCATTAAGGAATAGTCTAAATGATTTTCTTTCTCAAAGCATACAAAACTGGGTATCTAAAATAGATGATCACCTAGAAGTAGAAACCGATTTAGGAATCAATCAGTCTGAACGTCAGAAAGAAAATATATTTCAAAAAACCAGCATTAAAGTAAGCTATTTATTGCTATCCGAACGGCTTAAACTTTCCAGTACAGTGGGAGGGCGCTCCCGTTTTATCAATGATTGGGAAATTGCCTATCGGATTTCAAGAGCCCATAATATGCATGCCAAGCTTTATCAGCAACCCTTTCATGGTACGTTGAGTCTAGCGCTTTTTGGTATAAGCTTTGCGTACACTAAGAAATTTTAG